One segment of Ascidiaceihabitans donghaensis DNA contains the following:
- a CDS encoding gamma-glutamyl kinase, with protein sequence MLIFFKERLAFLSVPKTGTTAYETALRGRADMVISEPPMLKHAPVYRYNRFVRPMFLKVCDVELELMAVMREPVSWLGSWWRYRQRDFMKGKPNATHGISFDDFVLAYMKGNKPGFADVGAQSKFLEAQPNGTGITHLFKYEDQPKLQDFLTNRLGVTFDLARENVSPAVPQDLSADVEMRFKRKFDAEFALYNSIS encoded by the coding sequence ATGTTGATATTTTTCAAAGAACGCTTGGCGTTTCTATCTGTTCCTAAAACGGGAACGACAGCTTACGAGACGGCATTGCGCGGGCGTGCGGATATGGTGATTTCTGAGCCACCGATGCTGAAACATGCGCCGGTTTATCGCTACAACCGTTTTGTGCGGCCGATGTTTTTAAAGGTATGTGATGTTGAACTGGAACTGATGGCTGTGATGCGCGAACCTGTCAGCTGGTTGGGCAGTTGGTGGCGCTACCGCCAACGTGACTTCATGAAAGGCAAACCCAATGCAACGCATGGGATCAGCTTTGACGATTTCGTTTTGGCCTATATGAAAGGCAACAAACCGGGATTTGCCGATGTTGGGGCGCAGTCGAAATTTCTGGAAGCGCAACCAAATGGCACTGGCATCACGCATTTGTTCAAATATGAAGACCAGCCCAAGCTGCAAGACTTTTTGACCAACCGTCTTGGGGTGACTTTTGATCTTGCGCGCGAAAACGTGTCGCCTGCGGTGCCTCAAGACCTGTCTGCCGATGTGGAAATGCGGTTCAAGCGTAAATTCGATGCTGAATTTGCACTGTATAACAGCATTTCTTGA